One stretch of Halobacillus litoralis DNA includes these proteins:
- a CDS encoding methylated-DNA--[protein]-cysteine S-methyltransferase, with protein MNHQSFLYYDTFETPLGPMTVLANDEGVCRIDYGHYEDRLATYQSWKKKHFLKGELVYDPDHKYVAQTKQELSDYFEGHRNEFHVPLNCYGTDFQRQVWRTLLHHVPYGETRSYKDIASSMHAPKAIRAVGGAVNQNPFSIIVPCHRIIGSNGKLVGYAGGLDKKQKLLEFEKEHQTIKQNH; from the coding sequence ATGAACCATCAATCGTTCTTATACTATGACACTTTCGAAACTCCTTTGGGCCCAATGACTGTACTAGCGAATGACGAAGGCGTCTGCCGAATTGACTATGGTCATTATGAAGACCGGCTCGCTACCTATCAATCTTGGAAAAAGAAGCATTTTCTCAAAGGTGAACTGGTGTATGACCCCGATCACAAATATGTAGCACAAACGAAGCAAGAACTTTCCGACTACTTTGAAGGACATAGGAACGAATTTCATGTGCCATTAAACTGCTACGGCACAGATTTTCAACGTCAAGTATGGAGGACGCTTCTCCACCATGTTCCGTACGGGGAGACCAGATCCTACAAGGATATTGCCTCTTCCATGCATGCTCCGAAAGCGATCAGAGCTGTAGGAGGAGCGGTGAACCAAAACCCCTTTTCCATTATTGTCCCCTGCCACCGGATTATCGGAAGTAACGGCAAGTTGGTCGGTTATGCCGGCGGTTTAGATAAAAAGCAGAAACTATTGGAATTTGAAAAAGAGCACCAAACCATTAAACAAAACCACTAA
- the queG gene encoding tRNA epoxyqueuosine(34) reductase QueG — translation MDFHQFKEEVIAYSKEIGIDKIGFASADVFGELKARLKRQEELGYQSGFEKGSVQERTEPGRLLPGAQSIISIALAYPSKMHDAPKSKKGERRGIFCRASWGQDYHDVVRDRLHRLGAFIQEKFPEVELKSMVDTGELSDRAVAERAGIGFSGKNCAVITPEFGSYVYLGELVTNIPFAPDEPVDDSCGDCNICVDACPTDALVQGGQLNANRCIAFLTQTKDFLPDEFRTKIGNRLYGCDTCQTVCPKNRKKDFHNHEEFEPDPEIVKPKLTPLLSISNRQFKDKFGFISGSWRGKKPIQRNAILALAHYRDETAIDELIRLMKEDPRPVIRGTAAWGLGKIGKPECYAAIEEAMGREKDEQVLFEMEKGNQFQEQ, via the coding sequence GTGGATTTTCATCAATTCAAAGAGGAAGTCATTGCATATAGTAAAGAAATTGGAATTGATAAAATCGGGTTTGCTTCCGCCGACGTTTTTGGTGAGTTAAAAGCGCGTCTGAAACGTCAGGAGGAACTTGGTTATCAGTCCGGCTTTGAAAAAGGGTCTGTTCAAGAGCGGACGGAGCCCGGCCGGCTGCTTCCCGGTGCTCAATCCATTATTTCCATCGCCCTGGCTTATCCTTCAAAAATGCATGATGCTCCTAAAAGTAAAAAAGGCGAACGGCGGGGAATCTTCTGCCGCGCTTCCTGGGGACAGGATTATCATGATGTTGTTCGTGATCGCCTTCATCGTTTAGGAGCATTTATACAAGAAAAATTCCCAGAGGTGGAATTGAAGTCCATGGTCGACACGGGAGAGCTCTCAGACCGCGCGGTAGCTGAACGGGCGGGCATTGGTTTTAGTGGGAAAAATTGTGCCGTGATCACTCCTGAGTTTGGTTCATATGTATATCTTGGAGAGCTGGTAACGAACATACCTTTTGCACCAGATGAACCGGTCGATGACAGTTGCGGAGACTGCAACATCTGTGTCGATGCGTGCCCAACGGATGCTCTCGTCCAAGGCGGCCAATTGAATGCTAATCGCTGCATCGCATTTTTAACACAGACGAAGGATTTTTTGCCGGATGAATTCCGGACGAAAATCGGTAATCGTCTTTATGGCTGTGATACGTGCCAGACCGTCTGCCCAAAAAACCGGAAGAAGGATTTTCATAATCATGAAGAATTCGAACCTGATCCGGAGATCGTCAAACCAAAGTTGACCCCGTTGCTTTCTATTTCGAACCGACAATTCAAAGATAAATTCGGTTTCATTTCAGGTTCATGGCGTGGAAAAAAGCCAATTCAACGAAACGCCATTCTTGCGCTAGCGCATTACCGTGACGAGACAGCGATTGATGAGCTCATTCGTTTGATGAAGGAAGACCCACGTCCTGTCATTCGTGGAACGGCTGCCTGGGGACTTGGGAAAATTGGAAAACCGGAATGCTACGCAGCTATCGAAGAAGCGATGGGAAGAGAAAAGGATGAACAAGTGCTTTTCGAAATGGAAAAGGGCAATCAATTTCAAGAACAGTAA
- a CDS encoding ABC-ATPase domain-containing protein — MKKLQQHLKQIDGKSYKAYKQIQGTYSFTRYDLMIDYVQGDPFAAPSKIRIRIPDSERRIAPEWKGNSRRKYYAEDQITRVVAKTIHKTQTSVKGSGKSGMIAIDQPGQEILERTSVSLDAEDLTVCLTVGLPANGRRINGRQAEKLFFSILPEIMNQSVFAIKDKEMESVCQLADQHQTILDEMKKNDWISFVADGAVLPRESGISQRPMQDAVPFESPESNRVTIDLPHRNEPITGMALKRGIVLIVGGGYHGKSTLLNAMERGVYPHIEGDGREYVLTDPSAVKVRAEDGRQVSTVDISPFIKNLPHGTDTTRFSTENASGSTSQAANVIEALEAGASSLLIDEDTSATNFMIRDERMQELVVKEKEPITPFIDKIKQMRDELEVSTILVMGGSGDYFQVADEVIMMDQYIPHNVTEKAKQIASKYPNGRLESDDDAFGAVPIRSFLPQSLQTRKGKKEKVQAKGMHKILMGREDVSLDHVEQLVDASQTRMIADLLLHLDKKGVLKHGGSLHELLDRIEHQLDQEGLASFAPFKDQHPGELARPRRFEIAATLNRIRTAKVKDLR, encoded by the coding sequence ATGAAAAAGTTACAGCAGCATTTGAAACAAATCGATGGAAAAAGCTATAAAGCCTATAAACAAATTCAAGGGACGTATTCATTTACGAGATATGATTTGATGATTGATTATGTTCAAGGAGATCCTTTTGCGGCTCCTTCTAAAATCCGCATCCGTATTCCGGATTCTGAGCGGAGGATTGCTCCGGAGTGGAAGGGGAATTCCCGCAGGAAGTATTATGCAGAGGATCAAATAACGCGGGTGGTTGCGAAGACCATTCATAAAACTCAAACCAGTGTCAAAGGTTCTGGTAAAAGTGGCATGATCGCGATTGATCAACCGGGACAGGAAATTCTGGAACGAACGTCCGTTTCTTTAGATGCCGAGGATCTGACGGTCTGTCTAACGGTTGGCCTGCCGGCTAATGGTAGGCGGATTAATGGGAGACAAGCAGAAAAGCTTTTCTTTTCCATTCTTCCAGAGATTATGAACCAATCTGTTTTTGCTATAAAAGATAAAGAAATGGAATCGGTTTGCCAACTTGCCGACCAACATCAAACGATCCTTGATGAAATGAAGAAGAATGATTGGATTTCGTTCGTTGCTGACGGAGCGGTTCTTCCTCGAGAGAGTGGCATTAGTCAAAGGCCTATGCAGGACGCTGTCCCTTTTGAAAGCCCTGAATCAAATCGAGTGACCATTGACCTTCCGCACAGGAATGAGCCGATTACAGGTATGGCCTTAAAGCGTGGAATTGTATTAATCGTCGGAGGCGGTTATCATGGTAAAAGTACCCTGTTGAATGCGATGGAGCGTGGCGTGTATCCTCATATCGAAGGGGATGGCCGGGAGTATGTGCTGACAGATCCTTCTGCTGTGAAAGTGAGAGCGGAAGATGGCCGTCAAGTATCCACAGTCGACATCTCTCCATTCATTAAAAACCTTCCACATGGAACAGATACGACAAGGTTTTCAACGGAGAATGCCAGTGGTAGTACGTCACAAGCTGCGAATGTCATTGAAGCCCTTGAGGCTGGTGCATCGAGCTTGCTGATTGATGAAGATACGAGTGCCACAAACTTTATGATTAGGGATGAGCGCATGCAGGAGCTTGTTGTGAAGGAGAAAGAACCAATCACCCCGTTCATCGATAAAATTAAACAGATGCGCGATGAATTGGAAGTTTCTACAATTCTTGTTATGGGTGGTTCTGGGGATTACTTTCAAGTTGCTGATGAGGTCATCATGATGGATCAGTATATTCCTCATAATGTTACGGAAAAAGCGAAACAAATCGCAAGTAAGTACCCAAATGGCCGCTTGGAATCGGATGATGATGCCTTTGGAGCTGTGCCGATACGTTCCTTCTTACCTCAAAGCTTACAAACTCGTAAAGGAAAGAAAGAAAAGGTCCAGGCCAAAGGAATGCACAAGATTTTGATGGGCCGTGAAGACGTCTCGTTAGATCATGTAGAACAGCTCGTAGATGCATCTCAGACAAGGATGATTGCTGATTTACTGCTTCATTTAGATAAAAAAGGCGTGCTGAAGCATGGGGGTTCTCTTCATGAACTACTTGATAGGATTGAACATCAATTGGATCAAGAAGGGCTCGCTTCCTTTGCTCCGTTCAAAGACCAGCATCCAGGTGAGTTGGCTAGACCGAGACGTTTTGAAATTGCAGCTACGCTGAACCGGATCCGGACAGCAAAAGTGAAAGATTTAAGATAG